AGCAGCAGCTTGTTGCCTTGGACCTCGGACTCCACAAAAGATTGGATGATGCTTGTTCTTAATCTATTGTACGTTGGTAACTTCTCTATGGCAGCCCATTTTAGAGCCTCTTCATCTTCATCGACAAGGTTAGTTCTCCTAGAATCCCTGCCAACAGAAAACATGTCTTCCATGCTCCAACCAGCCCTGATCGAGCTCCTGCTTATGCTCCTGCTCAAGCTGTTGTGACTTGATCGTCTACCAAAAGCTCGCTCTTTCTCCTCGCCATCCATCTTTCTCTTATTCTGAATTGAATTTAGAAGAAAATGGAATCAGTCTCACATCATGAGATGGACAACGCAACAGAAAggaaataatttatatgttccaaacaacaacaacaacaacaacattaataaaaaaaaaaaaaaaaaaccagagagaagACCTTCtattgtttggttgctgagagaGATCAAACTAAGCCCAATGTCAAACAAATGTTAAGGTGAGCCTTTTACTCCCGCGGGGACAATAAAACAGCATTAAAGCCTGAGCCTAGAGAAACCGTTTCAagattttgtgttatttatcCTTTTACCTACCGTGCTAAAAAGACTGCATCCATGAAAGAACTTACTCTCGGTGGTTTCTTGATATAATTACAAAATGGAAATGAAGAATTCTTAGGAGGATGGAATGAGAGAGGGAGATCAGGTTGAAGGAGGATTGGATGAGTTTTGAAAGTTCACTTACCTTTTCACTTTCGCAgcaataaaatcttgaaaagccctcactctctctctttccttttagAGAGAGGGGCGGGTTTATGTTCCTTTCCTCTAGAAAGTTAACTTGAGGGTATGTATAGTAGCAGGTCAGAAAGAGGTGAGGGAGCAATTTGCGAAGGGAGAACTTTTCAatgttaaaatgaaaataaaatagtagATCATAATGATTGGCAAATAATGGTTGGCAAGTCTTGGGTGCATTTATTGTTaaagattaatataaattatattttgatacctcatttaataatttaagttattgaataaGGTTTGTTagagattaatataaattacattttaaaatcttatttaacagtttaaattatttgattgagataattctttaaTGTGATATGATTAGAGCCTTAATAATCAAgcggtcatgagtttgaatctcattattcctatttatttgataaaaattaagtataaattaATGTGGGTCTGTACAAGTTTCAAACCcaaaagggctttcacttgagaagatgtgttaaagaataatataaatcatatattgagatcttacctaataatttaagctattaagttgagatagttctttgacataAGTGTATTCCGACGTGATTGGCCTTTGTATGTTTCTTTATGTTGTccattattgaaaattaatttactaCTAGTCTCTGAGGATGCCtgatgtaatcaaataaaaaaaaaaaaaaaaacttaaaagcacCTTAATATTAGTGTTGTAAATATGTGGCATCATGATGATCATTCTTCTGAATCAAGATTCTTGagtgtagataaaaaaaaaacaataaattcttgttttttattagttaaaaaaaggTTTGGATTACtacctaatattttgataattaaaaatcctAACTAGTTTTCAAAATCTGAATAAGAGGACTAGATTGTGTATACAGAGGACATGTCATCACTCCTAGTACACCCCACTTAATAtaaattgcattattttttattatcattattaggACACTATTGTGTTTCTCTTAACCATTGGTCTGTCAAATGGTAAAAATCAGTTCATCCTAGTAGAGTAAACCATGGATTTATGGGTCAAGCCTAACAATTCTAGAgtccaaatataatttttttcttttaatattgaaaatacgtcttacatataagttttaaaatctttgatattaaaataaacatattgattttttggtgttttttaaatataaaccaAGTTCATATagatttaataaacttgttattaaataaaaaaaatacatgcaaaaacatgtatttttatatatttttatacaaatatgatttttatttgagagaCTTGGACATAAGTAATCTAAAAGAaatatttcaatgtattttttaaagaaatatttttattgtttttgtagtttttataaACGTGTTTAGTTAATATCGGGACAAAATATTAGATCActcacaaatattaaataataagggacaaaatatgaaaaatataaaatttgcaAATAGGTCCTTCGAAGgcacaaaatttaattaattttttaaaaaaaaaaaggttgtatttgacaaatactaaaaaagagaaaatcaacaccactagaaaaattaataagacGTGTTTGCTAAACATATCATTAGCTAAAAATCagagatttaaaaattattgtaagaTCATGTTTTGCAAACACGtcttacaaatataaaaatgcattttttcatttgaaaaattcTGACCAACCAAACACGCCTTTAAGCCTGATGGACTCAGCCCACTCACATGAGTTGGGCCTCCCAGTCCAAGCCCATAAGCCCAAAAACAAGACCTAtatgtagaaaagaaaaaaaaaaattaagatcaaaaagaaattttcatttgaaaatttaccagaacatgaagaacaagctagaaaactaaaaaaccacGTTGTTGATTTTGACCAAATCTTGTCAAATAAAAGGCACAAAAACATTGAGTATGGAATATTAAAGCATAATGATGCatcaaatgaaaacaaacaaaccataattatattattcaaacaCAACATTTAACCTTAACATAGATATTTAAAAGTgctatgaattaattaattgatccaAAACAAGCTCTAAATGGATAAAATAAAGGTATAGAATGATGATGCAACCCAAAATTAGACAATAACAAACCAAAAGCTAAtagacacaaaaaaacaaaaaataaggcTTAAACATGGTAAACATGGCTTCAATATGCTCATAAAAACccctaaaaaacaacaaaaaatctaaaaaaacacaaaaacgaATGCAACAATATCTCAGTTTTAAAACTTCataaacattttcatttttgtttttcttaatcacTATTATTTTGATCTAACAAACATTCATAACCAAAACTTGACATGAACTTAGCTTTTTTTACACTCAATAACACTAGAAAAAACTTGCAATCATAATCTTGACCAATCAAAGGtcttaacatatatataaaaaaagaattcaaacaaATAAACTTAAATTCAAGACACCAAAAATATCCCTTAGCATTTTTACAAGATAATATTCTATTAAACTCACTTCTACTCAAGGCACAATACAAAGTGTTTATAGTTTTGGCATCCATAGAAAACAACTTCTTATCATCATCAGTATACTCACTTCTAGTTTTAAGAATTGTTATATCATTTTCAATCTTAATAAGCTTGTAAGGTCCATTTTCAATATATAGCCATAAATCATAATCAATAGATCGAAGATATATAATCATCGTAGCTTTTTGATAAGCATAATCATTACCATCGATGAAAGGTAGTCTAGAGGTTGATGatcctttattttaaatattaaaactaatggTTTTGATTCTCCTCAAAGTTTAATCAAACTTATATAAATGAGAAATAgacttttatattaattgttgttCTAGGATTAAAGCAACACAAACACCTAAGAATCATGTATGCAAggtaaaactataaattaaaatctttttacctAATAACATGCAATTATAAACACTCAACCAAATACAGAAGCAATAATCATTttaaatgtgataattaaatagtaaGATTTTAGAGAGATTGCACTGAGATTTATAGAGGTTCCGCAAATCACATACTCCTCTCCTTGAACTTTTATTCAAAAGTTTCACTATCATACACTGGTCTTAGCGGGTGAGACCAAACCATTACACAATAGTTTTGCGAGTGCAAGATCAAACCTAATCCTTGTATGGGCTTAGGATCAAACCATTATCCCTAATATTTTTATGAGCTAAAGACTAGAAAACCTTTCACCAATACTTGTTGAAGAATAAGTATTAAACCACTCATAATTTTGTCTCCAGGAGACTTTTCCAAGTGTTTAAAGTGTCACTTACACTTTCCACAATATACTCTCTTAGTGGAGTTGATTGAAATAGCAATTAAGTTTTTTAGGAGGATTTTATCGATTCAAACCTAaccttgttttttaatgattacaAATAAAACAAGGGTGTtatatgttgttgtttttttttttttacaaggagtgttcttagatttttttttttcttaggagtTCCACCCTTGATTTGATAAAGTAAAAAGCTATTTATAGGCTTGGAAAAGAAACTAGTTGTTAGACATAGTTTATTGCCCATCGGCAGAATTGGTTAGACTGTTTTATAATCAGCCggactgttttttaaaaaccctAAGAGTTTCTAGAAATATTCCAGAAACAGACTAGCTATTTTGAGAAACGGTTGAATTGTTTTGGCTACTACTTTGCCATTTCCAAAATGATGAGACCGTTTTGGGTACTATTGATTTTATCCTATTTATGTGTTTTGGTCTtttcttagttaatttttttttttttttgttcttttgggtTTGTATAGGTTGTGTGTCTAATATAAGGTGTTCTAAACAATTCTATTGCTATTTGCAAAAATGCTAATGTAAAATTCTTGATCAGTGAAATCGATATCATAATTTCTACAAGTTTTTCATTCTTAATTTTTGCAAATCATTTCCTTGCTTGTTTGATGATTTCTTAAATGTTGTTAAACATGTGTATATCATTGCAAGAGTAtgaccaatatatatatatatatatatatatatatcttatttatgatattaataatgtgatgcatttattaaaattttattcaaaccaatattttattatatccaatatttatgttatcatcaaaacatataattaaatcaatatcatAGCCATAAGGCTTATAATTCCTTGTCAAGAGGCTTTTTTAGCCTAAAATACTTGGTCTCTCGTTGTGTTTTCATTATGTTCAATTTTTCCCTTAAAGAGTCTTCTATACCTTTTGAAAGAATCAAGTGGTAGGTAAGGTATTTATACACCTTATTATGAAGTGTCTTGGGTTTTTGAACCATCCATTTTTCTTTCCCAATACAAGCATCCATTACCAACTTGGGTCTTTGCTATGATCAatcatccttttttattttttggcaacTCTTCTTTTCTAATGAGGTCATAAGCTTTGTAGTTGTTGTTGTAGAGACCTTAAAGAATACatcattgttcttttttttttttttatctagggTATTTGAtcaatgagaagaagaaaagagagaaaaaaagaatctCATAAACACTCCAAAGTTCTAATTAGATATTATCGGTACTATAAAAAAGATCttaacaatataaatttaatgacgCTAAAAAAGATAACCAATAATGACCGAAATAAGCAAGAATTACCGCCCAAAGATGACAGATAGCTCACTTTCTTTTGACGGCAAGTGCGGCCCACTCGAGTCATtattaataatcttttttaatgttattggaTTCATCTTATTTAGATCTTTATGATAATACTGATAATAtcattatcaaaattttaatatgcttttatgatctttttcatttttttttttctcttccccaACCCGGTTCATAGTTTTTtgcaaatattaatatttttaatagaaaaaattaagctATAAGTATTacaattttcaattaagttttttaattgtgatatatataaactatgctatttcatgaaatttttcatatatattatgttatttcactaatatttttaatagaagGTACTAACAAGGATAAATAGGCAATTAGATAAGCATGCATGTTTTCTTACATCGATCTTGCTTCAACCATAATCAAATGCATTTACCGCTAGCAGCAAGGTTACTGTTGCCCTGCAGGTTGTTCTACAGATTTGCCGAAGAACCACTCAAATCAAATTACCCTTTAAATTAGAAACTTGGACAAAATACGTGACCATATCACTATCTAGTTTAGCAGATCAAAATGAACAATCCAAACCCAGCTCTGCATTGATTAATGATGTGTTGAGAAAAAATACCCCTTGACATACCAGATCAAAATGAACAATCCCGACCCAGCTAGAAACATAACTTCTACATGTTTATTccctattattaaaaaaactgtaCAAAGTAAACAGAGGCCCCGCCATAGCTCCGAGCTTTGCTCGATTGCAGACATCAGAAAACGAGAAAGGCCACCTAGTTTAGCAGGTTGAAAGACTTAAGGTCGAACTGTAGCTTCTATACTTTTGATTAGATCTGACTACCTATATATATACTAATCAAAATTTCCTTAGTTCTAAATGAATGCCACTAGACAAAAGCATCATGGCTTAGGTGAATGGTGTCAGGAGAGGAGGTATGCAGGACGCAGCTCATGATGTCGTTCGTCCGTAACATATGGATGCAACATATAGATTTTTTGCCCATTTCTCCTGCAAGGCCCAACTCAATTTTAGATCCTCAAACATAAATCagtattgaagaaaaacttGATGCTATGTCAAAAGATAGACAGCAACCTTAACATGCGTGCTAGGAAAAGCAGAGGTTCGAAGGGTCTCCTGTGTTTCATCTGTATGTTTCCTTTTTGGCAAACTCAGAACGAAAGCCGCCTGGTCCCAAGTTGCTGCAGTTGCTGTGATACGATATCCAGAATCCCACCGTAGATGTATTCCTTCACTGGGATACAGGAAATCAAGTTCAACCACCTGAAATTTAATACAATATTTAGTTCACCATCCAGGCCTACAGTATATTAGGATACAGTATCTGTAGATCAAAGATGACCTGCTTTGCAAATCCTGCACCACGGGACATGACAACTCCCCATCTACTTCCCGAGGTGGCCATTGCAGTGACATAAAAGCCctccttccattttttattaatccatttaaaaggaaatgaaTCACTAACTTTGTAAGACTGTTGCCTATAACTGGTACCTGAACTCCAAAGGAATACAAGTCAGACAAAATTGAAgtgaagacataaaaaaaactaatcattcAAACAGTTTAGACTGACCCTTAGACATTACGATTAATGAGCTTCCATTGTTCGCTCCAGCAATTGCACTGATATAATAATTCTTTTCCCAGTGTTCCATTATCCATTCCTTCACACAATCAAACATGATAATTCAATAGTTACTCTATTTGTTTAGAAGTTATGTCAAGGAGCAACTTATCTCCAACTAATAACAACAAATTCAGAATATCAGCTGTGGAGAACGGCTTCAGGTAGGTAAAAGGTATAAGCATGCACCTTGCATAGAAAATATGGTGAGAGCTCATAGACTTGCGCGGAATAATTTGCACCAGCATCCATAATAATAGCCCATTGATTTTGACATGAAGCTACACTGCTAATAAATAAGCCATCCTCATTTCCTTTTTCAATGTGCTGGCCAAGTCTTGCATCAGCCACATTATAGTGATACCTACAGAAGCGGGTTAAAATTCTCAAACTGATCTACTTTGAGTTAATCTGATCACTCCATCCTAACAACATGAAATTGAGATCATATTGAATAAGCAGGAGAGCTTtaaacttcaaaatatttggAATCAACAAAAGACCAACAGTGCATAACAGACTCAAAAAAGTGACCAATCTAATCAACCAAAAAGTGCTGAGTAATGGCTAATGACTTCAGGCATAGTTTATACCTTTGTTTCATTGATCTATGTGCCTTGTACACACTAATCCATTGTGTTGCCGGCATGCCCAGACGAACCTTCTTCTTCAGttgttcatcttcctcatccATATTCAACCCTCCTCTCTTGTGACCAACCTGATAAATAAGCTTCACAAGATCAAGAGTACAAATTAAACACATGAATTCAAAACTTGAAGTGTCAGTTCATTAAAAATAACGTTCATGAATAAATGTCCAACTTAAGAGAAAACAAGTAATAGAAAAAAAGTGTAAACATCCCATGCACCTTCTGAGCACCTTCTGTGTTAAGAGGTCTAATATCTGGATTTGTGCCAACAATTCCATCAAAGAGGGAAATGCATTTTGCATAATTAGGTTCTTCATCAAACTTTAAGTTCACTACATATTCAATGAGCTGTTTGAAAGGCTGTGGACAGAAGCAACAAAGTGCCTCTGAGGTTGTTGCCATCTTCTTCTTGCAAACGACAAACCCCTTGTTTTCTCCCTAAGAACACCATAatgttataaaaagaaaagaaagcgaataacatatgaaaaataagtgAAGTTTCAGTTAATTGTTTTTGCACATGTGAACCAGAAGGGGCAAACATTTTACCCAGCTAAGAAAAAGGACCTACCTGGTACCCTTGCCAAGGTAAGCGACCacggagaagaaaaataagtgtGTAAGCAAGTGATTCCAAATCATCCCTCCTGCTACCAGTTCTCCCTAAATGGCCATGCACACTAGCATATCGCACTGTTCCCCTGCCCAAACAAGTAATGACGAAGCCAgcaatcaagaaaattaaataaaggaaATGGTAAAATAATTCAAGCTTAATACCAACAATGATGCAAGAGTCGAACCTGAAAACATCTGGCTTTTGGTCATACTCAACATGCAAACCAGTTGAACTATCCCGCCATCTAGTAGCTGAATGACCAGAACAATTCAGAAAATTGCAGTTCAACAAAGACAGTTGTTTCAGAATCCCCAAAAATCAACAGTTTAAGTAAAAAGATGAACATCGAGTTTCTCCAATTACCTAATCCAAGATCaactagaaataattttttctcattAGGAGTTCCCAGAGGACCAAGCAGAAAATTCTCAGGCTTTACATCTCCATGGACATAACTGCATAAATATTTTGTAATCTAGTCTGAGAAtcacaaatttttaatttgagaatataacagtaaaaaaaatagagagattaATCACTCATAACATAGATAGCCAACTAACAGTTCCACAATTAAAAGAGCTTATTTTCCAGTACACAAACCAGACCAAACCCATTCAATTCATcttatcaaaactaaaaaagagaGATTAAAGACATGCAACAAAAAGCTTTTACCCTCTGGAGTGCATCTTTTCCAATATGGATATGGCTTCAATGGCAATACATGCAACCATTTCAGTGGACATTCTGCAAATAAGAACATGCCTTCATTTAGCACGGATCTGgacaaaagataaaatatagacAACAGAAAAGATAGAACAATTGAACTCACAAGTTCGAGTTAAAGTTATTGTTCCAAACATCCCACAGGCTTGGACCCAACATATCCATAACCTACATGGCATCAGAGTTTTCTGTTAGAAACAATTCTAAAACCAGGCGAAAATAAGCTATAGAGACCCAAAAGTCTAGAACCAGCAACCAAAGCCAACAATAGCATACCATGACATAATAGTCACCTTGCCGACCCTTATAGTGTACTAGTGGTACACCATGACTGCCACCAAGAGTACTGTGCAAGGGACAAAAAGCAATGGATTCATATTATTCTgctgaaaagaagaagaagaggaatatGCAAGTCAAAAGAAAGCATGATAGATATAATCAAATACTCACTCATAAACTTGCCACTCGTTAGGTGGTCTATAATTACATCCTTTACTACTCTTATGCTCGAATTTTATTGCCACCTAAAATCCAAAGTTCAAAGGTGATGGTATAAAAGAGTGAGATGAATTATCAGATCACACTCAAATCATTCGGACGTATATGTATTAAGAAAAACCCAGGTATACCTCTACAGCTCCTGCACAAGCTTTCTCATTTGTATTTACAGCAGAAACACGTCGACCAACATACACTTGACCAAAGCCACCCTTTCCTAACTTTGTCTCTACTCTGTACACTGGGGAATCCTCAACCTGAACCTGCAGCACCATCACCAAGAAATTAATTTCATCCACAAGAGATTCAGGGAAAAAGGCAAAGGGGGGAGCAGGTAAAATGCTGCCATAATTCAGCAGTCTGCAGAATGAGAAAATGGTCATCATTTCTTTCTCTACATGTCTAATCACATTAGATTTTTTATCCCTGAATAATTGAAATATTGGAGGAAGACTATACCAATATAGGTAATTGATCAATAACATCATGAACAGAAAACACTGCAAAATTTTTCATGTTGTCTCCTAAATTACCAGTTACTTTTAGTGACCAGGTCATTACCATATATAATGCATGCTTATTCCAGcagatccaattttttttttttttttttttaataacaatagtaagacaaaacaaacaaacaaacaagaaaaggaaggagACAGCAAATGGGGTAGACATAGCTGCGATGAAGTGCTTCCAAGCAAACCAAAAAACTTCCAACTTTTACTGAAAAACCAAGGAGAAAAATATTGAGGTCATTTAAAACTAGACTTGcattttctatgaaaaaaatgGCACAATATAATGGCAATGAGTAAAAGAgaattaaaattcatgatttttaatgACAATCAAGTTGAGTGCATTATTGGGAATGACAAAAGAGACAAGGAGGAAGATAAAGAGTGTGTGccacaggaaaaaaaacacactagAAATGTATTTGAAAAATGCAGACAATAATCTGTCTACAAAAACAGCTAAGAATTATGCTTTCCATCAAtggtagaaaaaagaaagcattgtaGCTATTCTAAATCCTAGAAATTGTGAAAATGaactatcaaaagaaaaaataaataaaaaaagaacattcacAATGAATTGTGTTCACCAAAGacagatgattttaaaaaaaatataacaaaaataggGTCTTTAGTCCTTGCTGACGGATGAAAAATACAAGAAGTTTCATTATCTGAAAAAATGATAACTTGCTGTGGAGTAATGCACCAAAGTGATGTTAGCACTTTCTTGAtactagaaaaacaattttgactACATAATAACAGTGAATTAGTCATAGAGAAAACAAGCCAGAAAAAGGCTTGGACTGAGTGGACTTCCTGCTCACATTCACACTCGCAAAGGCACTAATTTGATTGGATAGACTGCCTAGACTTTCTAAAAAGCATTGGCTTGCAACTGTTGACCAGCTGGGGACTGTATGAGGGTGTCTATTAATAGTGAATGAAGAGCCTGTTTGGCATTATAGTAATGGTtggttttcaaaatgctttttgcttgaaaatgcatagaaataaaaaaaaaattctaaaaaatagtttttgacatcagcacattcaaacaatataaaaacaccaaaaaattaatttgaagaaaaaattttatttttttgcaaaaacacTTTgtaaccacaaaaacaaacaaggccaAAGTAGAACCAGAATGAAGCGATGATGAACTGTTTCTTGAACCCCGTGAAGTCGCCGCCGCCACCAACAACAATGTCCTTAATTCTCTCCCTGTTTCCCACTAAtacttgatttcttttaatagtTGATGGGTAGATTTTCTTGACTTTATTGGTATTTCACTTTTTAATTCCACCATGTCAAGAGGCGTTCCAAGCGAGACAAAGGGAGACCTAacgccttttattttttcagatgaGGCATTTTATCTAGGTGTTGCATAGGCGCTCACTTGAAATGCAAGCATTAGGTGCTTGTTTCAGCACCTGGTCAAAATATATGTTCTTTTacccctttttttaattgttatgtgTTTTAACCTATTTGTCCATATTCTTTTTATCAACcaccaaaaataaagaaagagcaTAGTTGTAAAAGTAAAGAGTagggtttaaaaaaaacaatatcatcaaAATTGATGAATTGGTGTTTGATGATGACACTTTAGCCTTAAGTGATGTGGCAAGGGCACCTAGAGCTGAAGAACCTAGAAAAAACATTAGGCAGGAAACAAAGTTGAGAAGCGTAGGAGGACCATCAAGTTCAAAATCTAGACATGAAGTGGGATCAAGTTATAATTCTAAAGAAGTGCATTACAGTTTAAGAGATAATGATTCCaatgataattttgaaatggAGCATATAGGCGACTCAAGTGAAGGAGATGAAAGGATTGATGATGATGTGTTGAAAGATTGATAATGATAATATGTAAGTTTAACTATTTTAATctacttttttaaattgtcttattttgttttacaggtGAATAGTATTACTTTTTATTActatgttaaaatatttcaagtttcactttgattttctaatcttattttttaacatatatatatttctgaATTTATAGCATATCACCTTGTTTTATTCAGGCGCAGTGATTTGGACATTTGACAGGTTGTCAAGAGGGCCTGAAGCACTTGCCTATGCACTCCAAGCAAGGCGAGGAGAAACCATCgccttttaattttcaaggtGGCACACACCTGGAGTGCAAGCACCAAGTGACTAGTCAAAATATACGTTCTCTTTATCTATCCATCTGTTATGCCGccaaaaattttactttttttttttaataaaagaaacatttttttaaaatctcaaattcaTCACTTATCAAACttcatacttgatttttttttcttgccgtGTTTACTGTTTCTGAAACTTCGgtgtattcttcttcttcttttttataatcaacTTAGTTTATTCCAAAGTTTAGCATTTTATGTTTAACTAGTTTAATTTACTTGCTCTTTTAAAttgtcttattttgtttttaagagtaaataatataactttttatgactatgttaaaatattttgagtttcACAATTTTCCaatcttaatttttaacatgtatatttgtgatttatatattataatattatacatatattttattggatttatagcaTAACACATTGTTTGATTCAAGTGAGTGCTTAGGCATGCAGGTGGTGCTTCAGCATGTTTTCCTTCGACAACACTAGCCAGAGGCACATTTGGCAGCCCCACTTTTCCAAAGAATGAGTTACATCTTttagtttgtttgtttcttcttcatttattttttttcttcatcacttATGTGGTCTCTTTCAAGAGCACTTTAGTAATTACACTGtgcttttgaaaaggaaaaactgaaAACACCCCTGACCAAAAGTTACAAAAATACAacttttaagggtattttagaCATtatattatgcaaataaaaagacTATTCCACCCCCATCGACAAATTGACCTTGTTGAAAAGAGGATTTTTCCTTTGGAAGCAAGTTATATGGATTTCACAATGAAGGGTAAAATGGTCATTTCACT
This region of Populus alba chromosome 3, ASM523922v2, whole genome shotgun sequence genomic DNA includes:
- the LOC118037952 gene encoding casein kinase 1-like protein HD16 isoform X2; translation: MPVLRSQVLRGRGGEATPKQENKQKMLQEHRNNPDEVVEPIATRTRRRRAAAGAALDKELKAGNERVVVGVGGAVVVGTVKEEEEEEKRDLEVVGEKKPMDVFDSGGKGNDKPLAAGGEDDGTSAPIPDQVQVEDSPVYRVETKLGKGGFGQVYVGRRVSAVNTNEKACAGAVEVAIKFEHKSSKGCNYRPPNEWQVYDTLGGSHGVPLVHYKGRQGDYYVMVMDMLGPSLWDVWNNNFNSNLMSTEMVACIAIEAISILEKMHSRGYVHGDVKPENFLLGPLGTPNEKKLFLVDLGLATRWRDSSTGLHVEYDQKPDVFRGTVRYASVHGHLGRTGSRRDDLESLAYTLIFLLRGRLPWQGYQGENKGFVVCKKKMATTSEALCCFCPQPFKQLIEYVVNLKFDEEPNYAKCISLFDGIVGTNPDIRPLNTEGAQKVGHKRGGLNMDEEDEQLKKKVRLGMPATQWISVYKAHRSMKQRYHYNVADARLGQHIEKGNEDGLFISSVASCQNQWAIIMDAGANYSAQVYELSPYFLCKEWIMEHWEKNYYISAIAGANNGSSLIVMSKGTSYRQQSYKVSDSFPFKWINKKWKEGFYVTAMATSGSRWGVVMSRGAGFAKQVVELDFLYPSEGIHLRWDSGYRITATAATWDQAAFVLSLPKRKHTDETQETLRTSAFPSTHVKEKWAKNLYVASICYGRTTS
- the LOC118037952 gene encoding casein kinase 1-like protein HD16 isoform X1: MPVLRSQVLRGRGGEATPKQENKQKMLQEHRNNPDEVVEPIATRTRRRRAAAGAALDKELKAGNERVVVGVGGAVVVGTVKEEEEEEKRDLEVVGEKKPMDVFDSGGKGNDKPLAAGGEDDGTSAPIPDQVQVEDSPVYRVETKLGKGGFGQVYVGRRVSAVNTNEKACAGAVEVAIKFEHKSSKGCNYRPPNEWQVYDTLGGSHGVPLVHYKGRQGDYYVMVMDMLGPSLWDVWNNNFNSNLMSTEMVACIAIEAISILEKMHSRGYVHGDVKPENFLLGPLGTPNEKKLFLVDLGLATRWRDSSTGLHVEYDQKPDVFRGTVRYASVHGHLGRTGSRRDDLESLAYTLIFLLRGRLPWQGYQGENKGFVVCKKKMATTSEALCCFCPQPFKQLIEYVVNLKFDEEPNYAKCISLFDGIVGTNPDIRPLNTEGAQKLIYQVGHKRGGLNMDEEDEQLKKKVRLGMPATQWISVYKAHRSMKQRYHYNVADARLGQHIEKGNEDGLFISSVASCQNQWAIIMDAGANYSAQVYELSPYFLCKEWIMEHWEKNYYISAIAGANNGSSLIVMSKGTSYRQQSYKVSDSFPFKWINKKWKEGFYVTAMATSGSRWGVVMSRGAGFAKQVVELDFLYPSEGIHLRWDSGYRITATAATWDQAAFVLSLPKRKHTDETQETLRTSAFPSTHVKEKWAKNLYVASICYGRTTS